The Thioalkalivibrio thiocyanodenitrificans ARhD 1 nucleotide sequence GCGAAACCGAGATCGCGCGCGTGGAGGGGCAGGGGGCGCTGAACTTTCTGGAGCTGGACGATGTGGCCTTGTCCGATGAGGGCGAGGTGATCGATCCTCGCAGCGTCGTGCCCCTGGCGTTTGACGGCAACCGACCCGTTTTTCCGGGCATCGAGCCCAGCGCGGAGGATGCGTTTCTGCACAGCATCAACCGTTCGGGAAAGAGCTGGGTGGTCATTGTCGATGAGGATCATGAACCCCGGCTGCTGCTCAGGTCCGATGATTTCCTTCGCGAGGCCTTGTTCGCGTCGGAGCGCTTCAATCCCATGCGTCATTGCCACCGCCCGATCGTGGTGCGTAATCCCGCCGAGAAGCTGGGAGACCTGATTCAGCGATTCCGGGTGGGTCACGGGGGTGAAGGACTGGACATCCTGGAAGACGACGTCATCCTCCTCTGGGGGGACACCCCGCGGGTCATCACCGGCACGGACATCCTGGGGCGGCTGCTCCGTGGCATCGCCCGCCCGCCCGCGGGGCCTGTGGTCGCCAGTGCCGCGCTCTGAGTCCGGGAAACGAGGAGAAATATCCCGTACAGGATCAACAGGATTCACAGGATGCTGCGGTGCCTTGAGCCCTGACCCACCATCCCGCCCCTCGGATTCACTGCCGATCCGGCCCGCTGTCCGGGACCTGCCGCAGGCCGGCGGTGCGGTGCAGGCGCAGCAGCCAGGGCAGGCAAACCAGAACGCAGAGCGCCTCCAGTGATCCCACCACCAGAAACACCCCCGGATAGGGAGACAGACCCAGGGACT carries:
- a CDS encoding DUF21 domain-containing protein; amino-acid sequence: MTLFTWIGILLCLSQSAMLSGLNLGLFSLNKLELEVQARKGDPGARKVLGLRKDANFALVTILWGNVGVNVLLALLSGSVLGGVAAFIFSTVVITVFAEIIPQAYFTRHALRMSSVLAPVLRMYQICLYPVARPTAWALDIWLGGEGIRYFRERDLRRLIQLHMDASETEIARVEGQGALNFLELDDVALSDEGEVIDPRSVVPLAFDGNRPVFPGIEPSAEDAFLHSINRSGKSWVVIVDEDHEPRLLLRSDDFLREALFASERFNPMRHCHRPIVVRNPAEKLGDLIQRFRVGHGGEGLDILEDDVILLWGDTPRVITGTDILGRLLRGIARPPAGPVVASAAL